The Mercurialis annua linkage group LG8, ddMerAnnu1.2, whole genome shotgun sequence genome window below encodes:
- the LOC126659632 gene encoding serine carboxypeptidase-like 40 — protein sequence MGNTNRNFSVFSIIIFSCFFVQFAHAKSKGEAFDHYFHAKYRGNSGIETSLLQVNPNEHHVNTPKMMIPGDYVGSKENDRIDRLPGQPDVDFEQYGGYITTDESAGRALYYYFAEAQHYPKESLPLLLWLNGGPGCSSLGYGAMQELGPFRVRSDGKTLFKNHYSWNYAANVLFLESPAGVGFSYSNTTSDYDKSGDQNTADDNYRFLVNWLERFPEYKDRDFYISGESYAGRYVPDLAHAILDNNKKAGNPIINLKGILIGNAVINDETDNLGMYDYFATHAIISQEDIANIKQHCDFSPNATTQTLECNSVLDKTDKQTSYLDIYNIYAPLCTNPNTTPKPKKASLVNFDPCSDYYVYAYLNRADVQEAMHANVTKLDHDWEPCSDIIRHWAYGSSTVLPLLQEFMDNGLRVWIFSGDVDGRVPVTSTQYSIEAMNLDIKTEWHPWYLQGEVGGFTQVYKGDLTFATVRGAGHQVPSYKPFRALSLIKHFLDGTPLPDTTRYPS from the exons ATGGGAAACACAAATAGAAACTTCTCCGTTTTCTCcattattatattttcatgtTTCTTTGTTCAATTTGCTCATGCCAAGAGCAAAGGAGAAGCATTTGATCACTATTTTCATGCAAAATATAGGGGTAATTCTGGAATTGAGACCAGTCTTCTTCAAGTAAACCCTAATGAACATCATGTTAATACACCAAAGATGATGATTCCGGGGGATTATGTTGGATCGAAAGAGAATGATAGAATCGACAGACTGCCCGGACAGCCTGACGTCGATTTCGAGCAGTACGGTGGCTATATTACGACCGATGAGTCGGCCGGCCGGGcgctttattattattttgctgAGGCTCAACATTACCCTAAAGAGTCTCTGCCTCTTCTTCTTTGGCTCAatggag GACCCGGATGTTCATCGTTAGGGTATGGAGCTATGCAAGAGCTCGGACCATTCCGAGTACGTAGTGATGGAAAAACACTTTTCAAAAATCATTACTCATGGAATTACG ctGCCAATGTTTTGTTCCTCGAGTCGCCCGCCGGAGTAGGGTTTTCGTATTCGAATACGACGTCGGATTACGACAAGAGCGGAGACCAAAACACAGCCGATGACAACTatagatttttggtaaattgGCTAGAGAGATTTCCTGAGTACAAAGATagagatttttatatttctggAGAAAGCTATGCTGGACGTTATGTGCCTGATCTTGCACATGCCATTCTTGACAATAATAAGAAGGCTGGCAACCCTATTATCAACCTCAAGGGCATTTta ATTGGAAATGCAGTGATCAATGACGAGACAGATAATCTTGGGATGTATGATTACTTTGCAACACATGCTATAATTTCTCAAGAAGATATAGCAAACATCAAGCAACATTGTGATTTCTCACCCAATGCCACAACTCAAACTCTTGAGTGCAATTCAGTCCTTGATAAAACTGACAAACAAACTTCTTATCTTGacatttataacatttatgCCCCTCTTTGCACCAATCCTAACACCACACCAAAACCCAAGAAGGCTTCT TTGGTCAATTTCGATCCGTGCAGCGATTACTACGTGTACGCTTATCTTAATCGAGCTGATGTACAAGAAGCAATGCATGCTAATGTGACGAAGCTTGATCATGATTGGGAACCATGCAGTGATATTATTAGGCATTGGGCATATGGATCTTCAACTGTCCTTCCATTGTTACAAGAGTTCATGGATAACGGACTTCGTGTGTGGATATTCAg TGGGGATGTAGATGGAAGAGTACCAGTAACTTCTACTCAGTATTCTATTGAAGCAATGAACCTTGACATCAAAACTGAATGGCATCCTTGGTACCTCCAAGGAGAG gtTGGAGGGTTCACACAAGTATACAAAGGAGACCTAACATTTGCAACAGTAAGAGGAGCAGGACATCAAGTTCCAAGCTATAAGCCTTTCAGAGCTCTTTCATTGATCAAACATTTTCTTGATGGCACTCCTCTCCCTGATACTACCAGATATCCATCTTAG
- the LOC126661289 gene encoding serine carboxypeptidase-like 40: MKNNPNSVIILFVIIISCLINGIHSKRQGDLLHKLAKAKFNGDPKIDTRPYSYEAHDILPVQISDLVNDTQTLRGLNTGSKEADKIVKLPGQPVVKFDQYGGYVTVDQAAGRALYYYLAEAPYGKEKLPLLLWLNGGPGCSSMAYGAMEELGPFRVNSDGKTLYINKHAWNNVANVLFLESPAGVGYSYSNRSSDYSNSGDRMTATDNYQFLVNWLERFPEYKTRDFYIAGESYAGHYIPELAHNILLHNKQAGKSIVNLKGIAIGNAAINDETDNYGQYEFFSSHALNPPKILADIKKFCNFSPIDTSKPSQQCNETISKSDNNTIGIDVYNIYAPLCHNQNLTATPKSVSFTEYDPCSDNYVYAYMNRADVQLALHANVTRLNFTWNLCSDPIFNGWKDSPVSTLPLLQEFISSGIRVWIYSGDTDGRIPVTSTQLSLKKMNLTTTTPWYPWALDKEVGGYTEIYEGLTFATVRGAGHDVPSFQPRRAVALIQNFMSGKKLPLFIAE, translated from the exons atgaaaaataacccGAATTcggttattattttatttgtgataataatttcatgtttaattaATGGAATCCATAGCAAGAGGCAGGGTGATTTGCTTCATAAGCTGGCCAAAGCAAAATTTAATGGTGACCCAAAAATTGATACAAGGCCTTATAGTTATGAAGCACATGATATTTTACCAGTACAAATATCTGATTTAGTTAATGATACACAAACATTAAGAGGATTAAATACAGGCTCTAAAGAAGCtgataaaattgtgaaattgCCAGGTCAGCCTGTTGTTAAATTTGATCAGTATGGTGGTTATGTTACTGTTGATCAAGCTGCAGGTAGGGCTTTGTATTATTATCTTGCTGAGGCTCCATATGGTAAAGAAAAGTTGCCTCTTCTTCTTTGGCTAAATGGAG GGCCTGGTTGTTCATCTATGGCTTATGGAGCAATGGAAGAGCTCGGTCCATTTAGAGTAAACAGTGATGGCAAAACACTTTACATTAACAAACATGCATGGAACAACG TTGCAAATGTTCTATTTTTGGAGTCACCGGCCGGAGTAGGATATTCATACTCAAATAGATCATCAGATTATAGTAATTCAGGTGATAGAATGACAGCAACagataattatcaatttttggTGAATTGGTTAGAAAGATTTCCTGAATATAAAACTAGAGATTTTTACATTGCTGGTGAAAGTTATGCCGGCCATTATATTCCTGAACTTGCTCATAACATTCTTCTTCATAATAAGCAAGCTGGAAAATCCATCGTCAACCTCAAAGGAATTGCT ATTGGAAATGCAGCGATAAATGATGAAACAGACAATTATGGACAATACGAGTTTTTCTCAAGCCATGCTTTGAATCCGCCGAAAATTCTAGCGGACATTAAAAAGTTTTGCAATTTTTCGCCGATTGATACAAGCAAACCGTCGCAACAGTGCAACGAAACTATTAGCAAGTCAGACAATAATACTATTGGTATTGATGTTTATAACATCTATGCTCCCTTATGTCACAATCAGAATCTCACTGCCACACCTAAGAGTGTTTCG TTTACAGAATATGATCCATGCAGTGATAATTATGTGTATGCATATATGAATAGAGCAGATGTTCAGCTAGCATTGCATGCCAATGTTACTAGACTCAATTTTACTTGGAACCTCTGCAGTGACCccatttttaatggttggaAGGATAGTCCAGTTTCTACCCTTCCTCTATTACAGGAATTCATATCCAGTGGGATTAGAGTCTGGATTTATAG TGGTGACACAGATGGAAGGATACCTGTTACTTCTACACAATTGTCACTTAAGAAGATGAATCTTACTACCACAACTCCATGGTATCCTTGGGCCCTTGATAAAGAG GTTGGTGGATATACAGAAATATATGAAGGCTTGACATTTGCTACAGTAAGAGGAGCTGGACATGACGTACCATCTTTCCAGCCTAGGAGAGCAGTTGCTTTGATACAAAACTTCATGTCTGGCAAGAAGCTTCCACTTTTTATTGCTGAATAA
- the LOC126661290 gene encoding serine carboxypeptidase-like 40, whose product MKNNPNSVLILFLIIISCIINGSHSKRQGDELYKLAKAKFNGDSKIDTSPYVARNDLPLEISAVINDTQTLRGLNTGSKEADKIVKLPGQPIVKFDQYGGYVTVDKVAGRALYYYFAEAPVAKEKLPLLLWLNGGPGCSSLAYGAMQELGPFRVHSDGKTLYSNKHAWNNVANVLFLESPAGVGFSYSNRTSDYSNSGDRTTGADNYQFLVNWLERFPEYKNRDFYITGESYAGHYVPQLAHNILMHNKKAGRPIINLKGIAIGNAAINDETDNYGQYEFFASHALNSPQTLADVKQYCNFSPATKDKPSPQCLKALGKSDNDTMGIDVYSIYAPICHNSNLTATPKKVSFTEYDPCNDYYVYAYMNRADVQLALHANVTKLNFAWDLCSDAINGWKDSPLTTLPLIQEAVSGGLRVWIYSGDTDGRVPVTSTQLSLKKMNLTTTSVWYPWTLDKEVGGYAEVYGGLTFATVRGAGHEVPAYQPTRALGLIKYFLSGQKLPLFVAE is encoded by the exons atgaaaaataacccGAATTCGGTTCTTATTTTATTTCTCATAATAATTTCATGCATAATAAATGGAAGCCATAGCAAGAGGCAAGGTGACGAGCTTTATAAGCTGGCCAAAGCAAAATTTAATGGTGACTCAAAAATTGATACGAGCCCTTATGTAGCACGAAATGATTTACCTCTAGAAATTTCTGCAGTAATTAATGATACACAAACATTAAGAGGATTAAATACAGGCTCTAAAGAAGCtgataaaattgtgaaattgCCGGGTCAGCCTATTGTTAAGTTCGATCAGTATGGTGGTTATGTTACTGTTGATAAAGTTGCAGGTAGGgctttgtattattattttgctGAGGCTCCAGTTGCTAAAGAAAAGTTGCCTCTTCTTCTTTGGCTAAATGGAG GTCCTGGTTGTTCATCTCTGGCTTATGGAGCAATGCAAGAGCTTGGTCCATTCAGAGTACACAGTGATGGCAAAACGCTTTACAGCAACAAACATGCATGGAACAACG TTGCAAATGTTCTATTTTTGGAGTCACCGGCCGGAGTAGGATTTTCATACTCAAACAGAACATCAGATTATAGTAATTCAGGCGATAGAACGACAGGAGCCGACAATTATCAGTTTTTGGTGAATTGGTTAGAAAGATTTCCCGAATACAAAAACAGAGATTTTTACATTACTGGTGAAAGTTACGCCGGCCATTATGTTCCTCAGCTTGCTCATAACATTCTTATGCATAACAAAAAAGCTGGCAGACCTATCATCAATCTCAAAGGAATTGCT ATTGGAAACGCAGCAATAAATGATGAAACAGATAATTACGGACAATACGAGTTTTTCGCAAGCCATGCTCTAAATTCGCCGCAAACTCTAGCGGACGTAAAACAGTATTGCAATTTTTCACCGGCAACTAAAGACAAACCGTCGCCACAGTGCTTAAAAGCTCTTGGCAAGTCAGACAATGACACTATGGGTATTGATGTTTATAGCATCTATGCTCCCATTTGTCACAATTCCAATCTCACTGCCACACCTAAAAAAGTTTCT TTTACAGAATATGATCCATGCAACGATTATTATGTGTATGCATATATGAATAGAGCAGATGTTCAGCTAGCATTGCACGCCAATGTCACTAAGCTCAACTTTGCTTGGGACCTCTGCAGTGATGCCATTAATGGTTGGAAAGATAGTCCTCTTACTACCCTCCCTCTGATACAGGAAGCCGTCTCCGGTGGACTCAGAGTCTGGATTTACAG TGGTGACACAGATGGCAGGGTACCTGTTACTTCTACTCAGTTGTCACTTAAGAAGATGAATCTTACTACCACATCTGTATGGTATCCTTGGACCCTTGATAAAgag